The following coding sequences are from one Anolis sagrei isolate rAnoSag1 chromosome 6, rAnoSag1.mat, whole genome shotgun sequence window:
- the DDX42 gene encoding ATP-dependent RNA helicase DDX42 isoform X1 — MNWNKGGPGTKRGFGFGGFSISTGKKEEPKLPQQSHSAFGATGSSAGFGKTPPPQLPSFYKIGSKRANFDEENAYFEDEEEESNNVDLPYIPAENSPTRQQFHAKAPDSDSEDDPLEAFMAEVEDQAARDMKRLEDKDKERKNTKGIRDDIEEEDDQEAYFRYMAENPNAGVVPEEEEDNLEYDSDGNPIAPSKKIIDPLPPIDHSEIEYPPFEKNFHEEHEEITSLTPQQVVELRHKLNLRVSGAAPPRPGSSFAHFGFDEQLMHQIRKSEYTQPTPIQCQGIPVALSGRDMIGIAKTGSGKTAAFIWPMLIHIMDQKELEPGDGPIAVIVCPTRELCQQIHAECKRFGKAYNLRSVAVYGGGSMWEQAKALQEGAEIVVCTPGRLIDHVKKKATNLQRVTYLVFDEADRMFDMGFEYQVRSVASHVRPERQTLLFSATFRKKIEKLARDILIDPIRVVQGDIGEANEDITQIVEIFASGPNKWNWLTSRLVEFTSSGSVLLFVTKKANAEELANNLKQEGHSLGLLHGDMDQSERNKVISDFKKGAFPVLVATDVAARGLDIPSIKTVINYDVARDIDTHTHRIGRTGRAGEKGVAYTLLTHKDSNFAGDLVRNLEGANQHVSKELLDLAMQNAWFRKSRFKGGKGKKLNIGGGGLGYRERPGLGSESVDRGSNNVMVNYEAYKPSSGAMGDRLSAMKAAFQSQYKSHFVAASFSNQKTGSSSAGASGWTSAGSLNSVPTNSAQQNSAKSDSPMSPTGMAKGIPGFTSSGNLSSVPNFPSAGVQGFNSVNVNNSGKEGNSGGRERYNENRGGGRHSDGQRHGEGGGRHGESQRHGEGYRHGENRHGDGHRHGESRHSSGGNSASSRHGENRNNGDSRNSGESRNSENRNSESKKEGNNRDNSKTDGFAVPEPPKRKKSRWDS, encoded by the exons CTACtttgaggatgaggaggaagaatcCAATAACGTTGATTTACCATACATCCCTGCTGAGAATTCTCCTACTCGTCAGCAGTTCCATGCCAAGGCACCTGACTCAGATAGTGAGGATGACCCATTGGAGGCATTCATGGCAGAAGTGGAG GATCAAGCTGCTAGAGATATGAAGAGGCTGGAAGATaaagataaggaaagaaagaacacaaA GGGTATACGCGATGATATTGAAGAGGAAGATGATCAA GAAGCTTATTTCCGCTACATGGCAGAAAACCCCAATGCTGGTGTGGttccagaagaggaggaggataacTTGGAATATGACAGTGATGGCAACCCAATAGCACCATCCAAAAAAATAATTGACCCTCTTCCTCCTATTGATCATTCAGAG ATTGAATATCCACCGTTTGAGAAGAATTTCCACGAAGAACATGAAGAGATCACCAGTCTCACTCCACAGCAAGTGGTGGAACTGCGCCACAAGCTCAATCTCAGG GTCTCTGGAGCTGCTCCTCCAAGGCCAGGCAGCAGCTTTGCTCATTTTGGTTTTGATGAACAACTGATGCACCAGATTAGAAAATCAGAATATACTCAGCCCACCCCTATCCAATGCCAG GGCATCCCAGTGGCATTGAGTGGCAGAGACATGATTGGTATTGCAAAGACTGGAAGTGGGAAGACTGCTGCTTTCATTTGGCCAATGTTGATTCACATCATGGATCAGAAGGAACTGGAACCAGGAGATGGTCCCATTGCAGTGATTGTTTGTCCAACCAGAGAGCTGTGCCAGCAG ATCCATGCAGAATGCAAACGTTTTGGGAAGGCCTACAACCTACGTTCGGTAGCTGTGTATGGTGGAGGAAGCATGTGGGAACAGGCCAAGGCTTTGCAAGAAGGGGCAGAAATTGTTGTCTGTACTCCA GGCCGGTTGATTGATCACGTGAAAAAGAAAGCAACAAACCTTCAGAGAGTCACCTACCTTGTGTTTGATGAAGCTGACCGAATGTTTGACATGGGATTTG AATACCAAGTCCGATCAGTAGCCAGCCACGTGCGTCCTGAAAGGCAGA CTCTACTATTCAGTGCAACCTTTCGGAAGAAGATTGAGAAACTGGCAAGAGACATTCTGATTGACCCAATTCGAGTGGTTCAAGGAGATATTGGAGAG GCCAATGAAGATATCACTCAAATTGTGGAGATCTTTGCTTCTGGTCCCAACAAGTGGAACTGGCTAACGAGCCGCCTAGTGGAATTCACCTCTTCAGGGAGCGTCCTGCTCTTTGTCACCAAGAAGGCAAATGCAGAGGAACTGGCCAATAACCTTAAACAAGAAGGGCACAGCCTGGGTCTGCTGCACGGTGACATGGACCAGAGTGAAAGAAACAAGGTCATCTCAGATTTCAAGAAGGGGGCCTTCCCAGTTCTAGTTGCCACCGACGTCGCAG CTCGTGGTTTGGATATTCCTTCTATCAAGACTGTGATCAATTATGATGTGGCTCGTGACATCGATACCCACACCCACCGCATTGGTCGTACTGGCAGAGCTGGGGAGAAGGGTGTGGCCTACACTTTACTGACTCACAAGGACAGCAATTTTGCTGGAGACCTTGTTCGGAATTTGGAAGGGGCCAATCAGCATGTTTCCAAAGAACTCTTGGATTTGGCCATGCAG AACGCTTGGTTCCGGAAATCACGTTTCAAGGGAGGGAAGGGCAAGAAGCTAAACATTGGTGGTGGTGGCCTGGGATACCGTGAGCGACCTGGCCTTGGATCGGAAAGTGTG GATCGTGGAAGCAATAATGTCATGGTCAATTATGAGGCATATAAACCATCCTCGGGAGCAATGGGAGACAGGCTGTCTGCCATGAAGGCCGCATTTCAG tCTCAGTATAAGAGTCATTTTGTTGCTGCCAGCTTTAGCAACCAAAAGACAGGCAGCTCATCTGCAGGGGCCAGTGGGTGGACCAGTGCTGGCAGCTTAAACTCAGTGCCAACCAATTCAGCACAACAGAATTCGGCAAAATCTGACAGTCCCATGAGCCCAACAGGAATGGCAAAGGGTATACCTGGCTTCACCAGCAGTGGAAACTTAAGCAGCGTCCCCAACTTCCCAAGTGCCGGAGTTCAAGGGTTCAACAGTGTGAATGTCAACAACAGTGGCAAAGAAGGCAACAGTGGAGGTAGGGAGAGGTACAACGAGAATCGCGGCGGCGGTCGCCATAGTGATGGCCAACGCCATGGGGAAGGTGGTGGCCGCCATGGCGAGAGCCAACGCCACGGGGAAGGTTATCGCCATGGAGAAAACCGCCACGGAGACGGCCACCGTCACGGTGAAAGCAGGCATTCTAGTGGTGGGAACAGTGCCAGTAGTCGCCATGGGGAAAACCGGAACAACGGGGACAGCCGGAACAGTGGCGAAAGCAGGAACAGCGAGAATCGGAATAGCGAGAGCAAGAAAGAGGGTAACAACAGGGACAACAGCAAGACCGATGGTTTTGCAGTTCCCGAACCTCCAAAGCGCAAGAAGAGTCGATGGGACAGCTAA
- the DDX42 gene encoding ATP-dependent RNA helicase DDX42 isoform X2, with the protein MAENPNAGVVPEEEEDNLEYDSDGNPIAPSKKIIDPLPPIDHSEIEYPPFEKNFHEEHEEITSLTPQQVVELRHKLNLRVSGAAPPRPGSSFAHFGFDEQLMHQIRKSEYTQPTPIQCQGIPVALSGRDMIGIAKTGSGKTAAFIWPMLIHIMDQKELEPGDGPIAVIVCPTRELCQQIHAECKRFGKAYNLRSVAVYGGGSMWEQAKALQEGAEIVVCTPGRLIDHVKKKATNLQRVTYLVFDEADRMFDMGFEYQVRSVASHVRPERQTLLFSATFRKKIEKLARDILIDPIRVVQGDIGEANEDITQIVEIFASGPNKWNWLTSRLVEFTSSGSVLLFVTKKANAEELANNLKQEGHSLGLLHGDMDQSERNKVISDFKKGAFPVLVATDVAARGLDIPSIKTVINYDVARDIDTHTHRIGRTGRAGEKGVAYTLLTHKDSNFAGDLVRNLEGANQHVSKELLDLAMQNAWFRKSRFKGGKGKKLNIGGGGLGYRERPGLGSESVDRGSNNVMVNYEAYKPSSGAMGDRLSAMKAAFQSQYKSHFVAASFSNQKTGSSSAGASGWTSAGSLNSVPTNSAQQNSAKSDSPMSPTGMAKGIPGFTSSGNLSSVPNFPSAGVQGFNSVNVNNSGKEGNSGGRERYNENRGGGRHSDGQRHGEGGGRHGESQRHGEGYRHGENRHGDGHRHGESRHSSGGNSASSRHGENRNNGDSRNSGESRNSENRNSESKKEGNNRDNSKTDGFAVPEPPKRKKSRWDS; encoded by the exons ATGGCAGAAAACCCCAATGCTGGTGTGGttccagaagaggaggaggataacTTGGAATATGACAGTGATGGCAACCCAATAGCACCATCCAAAAAAATAATTGACCCTCTTCCTCCTATTGATCATTCAGAG ATTGAATATCCACCGTTTGAGAAGAATTTCCACGAAGAACATGAAGAGATCACCAGTCTCACTCCACAGCAAGTGGTGGAACTGCGCCACAAGCTCAATCTCAGG GTCTCTGGAGCTGCTCCTCCAAGGCCAGGCAGCAGCTTTGCTCATTTTGGTTTTGATGAACAACTGATGCACCAGATTAGAAAATCAGAATATACTCAGCCCACCCCTATCCAATGCCAG GGCATCCCAGTGGCATTGAGTGGCAGAGACATGATTGGTATTGCAAAGACTGGAAGTGGGAAGACTGCTGCTTTCATTTGGCCAATGTTGATTCACATCATGGATCAGAAGGAACTGGAACCAGGAGATGGTCCCATTGCAGTGATTGTTTGTCCAACCAGAGAGCTGTGCCAGCAG ATCCATGCAGAATGCAAACGTTTTGGGAAGGCCTACAACCTACGTTCGGTAGCTGTGTATGGTGGAGGAAGCATGTGGGAACAGGCCAAGGCTTTGCAAGAAGGGGCAGAAATTGTTGTCTGTACTCCA GGCCGGTTGATTGATCACGTGAAAAAGAAAGCAACAAACCTTCAGAGAGTCACCTACCTTGTGTTTGATGAAGCTGACCGAATGTTTGACATGGGATTTG AATACCAAGTCCGATCAGTAGCCAGCCACGTGCGTCCTGAAAGGCAGA CTCTACTATTCAGTGCAACCTTTCGGAAGAAGATTGAGAAACTGGCAAGAGACATTCTGATTGACCCAATTCGAGTGGTTCAAGGAGATATTGGAGAG GCCAATGAAGATATCACTCAAATTGTGGAGATCTTTGCTTCTGGTCCCAACAAGTGGAACTGGCTAACGAGCCGCCTAGTGGAATTCACCTCTTCAGGGAGCGTCCTGCTCTTTGTCACCAAGAAGGCAAATGCAGAGGAACTGGCCAATAACCTTAAACAAGAAGGGCACAGCCTGGGTCTGCTGCACGGTGACATGGACCAGAGTGAAAGAAACAAGGTCATCTCAGATTTCAAGAAGGGGGCCTTCCCAGTTCTAGTTGCCACCGACGTCGCAG CTCGTGGTTTGGATATTCCTTCTATCAAGACTGTGATCAATTATGATGTGGCTCGTGACATCGATACCCACACCCACCGCATTGGTCGTACTGGCAGAGCTGGGGAGAAGGGTGTGGCCTACACTTTACTGACTCACAAGGACAGCAATTTTGCTGGAGACCTTGTTCGGAATTTGGAAGGGGCCAATCAGCATGTTTCCAAAGAACTCTTGGATTTGGCCATGCAG AACGCTTGGTTCCGGAAATCACGTTTCAAGGGAGGGAAGGGCAAGAAGCTAAACATTGGTGGTGGTGGCCTGGGATACCGTGAGCGACCTGGCCTTGGATCGGAAAGTGTG GATCGTGGAAGCAATAATGTCATGGTCAATTATGAGGCATATAAACCATCCTCGGGAGCAATGGGAGACAGGCTGTCTGCCATGAAGGCCGCATTTCAG tCTCAGTATAAGAGTCATTTTGTTGCTGCCAGCTTTAGCAACCAAAAGACAGGCAGCTCATCTGCAGGGGCCAGTGGGTGGACCAGTGCTGGCAGCTTAAACTCAGTGCCAACCAATTCAGCACAACAGAATTCGGCAAAATCTGACAGTCCCATGAGCCCAACAGGAATGGCAAAGGGTATACCTGGCTTCACCAGCAGTGGAAACTTAAGCAGCGTCCCCAACTTCCCAAGTGCCGGAGTTCAAGGGTTCAACAGTGTGAATGTCAACAACAGTGGCAAAGAAGGCAACAGTGGAGGTAGGGAGAGGTACAACGAGAATCGCGGCGGCGGTCGCCATAGTGATGGCCAACGCCATGGGGAAGGTGGTGGCCGCCATGGCGAGAGCCAACGCCACGGGGAAGGTTATCGCCATGGAGAAAACCGCCACGGAGACGGCCACCGTCACGGTGAAAGCAGGCATTCTAGTGGTGGGAACAGTGCCAGTAGTCGCCATGGGGAAAACCGGAACAACGGGGACAGCCGGAACAGTGGCGAAAGCAGGAACAGCGAGAATCGGAATAGCGAGAGCAAGAAAGAGGGTAACAACAGGGACAACAGCAAGACCGATGGTTTTGCAGTTCCCGAACCTCCAAAGCGCAAGAAGAGTCGATGGGACAGCTAA